One Candidatus Limnocylindria bacterium DNA segment encodes these proteins:
- a CDS encoding YceI family protein, producing the protein MPIAAQGEWAATLEGTMKMHGVERQVTWPVQVTRSGNEVQVVGATAFHFGDYGMAVPANRLILPVVDDVKLEIDLVAREP; encoded by the coding sequence ATGCCGATCGCGGCTCAAGGTGAGTGGGCCGCAACGCTCGAGGGCACGATGAAGATGCACGGCGTCGAGCGTCAGGTGACGTGGCCAGTTCAGGTGACGCGCTCCGGCAACGAGGTCCAAGTCGTCGGCGCGACCGCGTTCCACTTTGGTGACTACGGGATGGCTGTTCCCGCCAACCGCCTCATCCTGCCGGTCGTCGACGACGTGAAGCTCGAGATCGACCTCGTTGCGCGAGAGCCTTAG